In the genome of Maribacter forsetii DSM 18668, the window TCTTCTTCGTCATCGTCTCTTAACAACTGCCCTACAGGATTCTCCATACCCAAATATTTCTTTGCCGTTTCATTGATCAACACCCCTAAGGAATCCGAAGCAAAATCCCTTGAAAAATCACGCCCCTCTAAAATTTTAATATTTAATGATTTAGCGTACTCAGGTGAGACTTCTGTCCAAGCTAAATCTTCTTGAAATCCTTCCGGTTTGCCTTCCCATGTAAAACCACTTCTGTTCGACCAAATTTGGGTAGTGGGACTACTAGAAGTCGACATTTCCACTACTGCTCCCGACCCTATAAATTCAGCTCGCATTAAATCATACTTGCCCACAAAATCTTGACTGAAAGTCGGTATTTGGATCAATCCTTCCTTATCATACCCAACAGGTCTATTTTTTGCAAAATTGATTTGTTGCATAACAATTACCGTTCCTATGATAAAAGCTACCGAGACCGTAAACTGTACTACAACCAATATCTTTCTTGGCAACCCTGCATATTTTCCGGTTTTGAAGGTACCCTTAAGCACATCTACCGGTTTAAAAGATGATAGGTACAAAGCCGGGTAGCTACCTGCCAACAAGGAAGTGAACACTATAAATAGCAATGACACTAACCAAAACATACCATTATCCCACGGATAGGATATTTCTTTTCTAGATAGCTCATTAAATCCGTTTAAAGAAAGTAACACCAATACCATAGCTACTACAAATGCAAACAGAACAACGAGAAACGATTCACTTAAAAATTGATAGATCAATTGCCCTCTTTGAGAACCAATAGATTTACGTATACCTACTTCCTTGCCCCTTTTCTCTGAACGAGCCGTACTCAAATTCATGAAATTGATGCAAGCCAACAGTAAAACAAAAGCTCCAATGACACCAAATAACCACACGTACTTTATGCGTCCACCTTCTTGTTTGCCATTTTCAAAACTGCTACGTAAATACCAATCTTTCATTGGGAACAAAAAGATCTGCGGATTAAACTGAGCCGTATCTTCGTTTAAATCTTTTTTTACATTTTTTATTCTATCCGTTACTTGTTCAATGGTAGTGTTATCTGCCAACTCCACGAACATTTGGAAGGAGTTGTTCCCCCAAGAATCCTCTGCGTTACGAATCCATTCGTTGACTGCCAAATACTTCTCCCAAGGAATGATATAATCGGTGTCGTTGAAAGAATTATTTACAGGTATATCACTATACACCGCACTTACATTCAACTTATGCTCATTACTTACGGTGACCGTTTTATTTATAGGATTTTCATTACCGAACAGTGCCTCTGCCGTTGATGCCGATAACATAATGGAGTTGATTTCCCGTAGCGCATCTTGTTCTCCCTTAATAATTTCTAGACCAAAAAGTTCAGGTCCATTCTGTTGCATGTAATTACCAGGTCTAGATATACTCTTTTCACCATATTTTAAGTAATGATCATTGGTCCAAGAACACATGACCAAATGCTTAAAATTATCACCATAACCATCTCTTAAGGCTTTCTCCAAAGGTCTTGGTATGGCAGACCAGGTTCCTGTTTTGCCATTAAAGGTTTGCGATTGAAAAACTTGGGCAATACGCTCTTTGTTCTTAAAATAGCTATTATACGATAGCTCATCTTGAATCCAAAGTCCTATGATTAAGGTAACCGCCATTCCTAAAGCGAGCCCTCCGACATTTATAAACGTGTATCCTTTATTCTTTAGAAGATTTCGCCAGGCTATTTTTAGATAGTTTTTAAACATGATAGTTCGTTTTTTGATTGATGATTAGTTGATGCTAAACATTGATTGATTGATGATACAAAACATGAAACTAATTCCGTGCCACTATATTAAATATCTAATTATCAACACCTTAAAATGTAAGTAAATTTTAGTGTGTAAAATAATTAGACAACTGATGTACAATATATTTACAAAGACCACTTAAAAATGAGAATGTTACACCATTGTCATGTACTACTCCGATCGTAAACTCTTTACCGGATTTACAATTGCCGCCTTTATACTTTGGTAACTTACCGTTACAATTGCAACTACAATTGCCAATACTGCTGCCAAAGCAAAAATGCCGATACCGATTTCTATACGGTATGAGAAATCTTCTAACCACTTGTTCATGGCGAACCAACCTAGGGGCAAAGAAATGAGAATAGCTACACCAACCAATTTTAAGAAGTCTACCGTAAGCCGGTAAGAAATTTGACTTACAGTAGCTCCCAACACTTTTCTAACACCGATTTCTTTTGTTCGTTTTTCGGCATTAAAGGCAGCTAATCCAAATAGTCCTAAACAAGCAATAAAAATGGACAGCATAGTAAAAATGAAAAATATCTGACTCAGTTTTTGTTCCGCTTCATAAGTGGTATTAAAGGCTTCGTCCATAAAGCGATAATCGAAAGGTTGCCCGGGTGCCATGGTGTTCCATGTACTTTCTATTGCTGAAATATTATCTACAAAGTTTCCTCCGCTCATTCTTACCGCCATATTCTCGGCATTAGAATTAAGTTGTATTCCTAGAGCATCAATATTATTACGCAAAGATGTAAAATGAAAGTCTTTGACCACACCGATTATGGTATAGTAGGTAGGATTTTCTAGTTCTATTTCTTCAGATATGCGCATACCCAAAGCTTCTTCTGCGGTGACATTTATAATAGGCAACGTAGCTTCATTTATGATCATAGCCGTAGAATCTGATGCATATTGCGGATTAAAATCTCGCCCAGCAACTATTTCCATTTCCATCGTTTTTAAGTAATCTGAATCTACTTTCCATTCTTGCATTTGAATGGCATATTCTTGATTTCTTGCACCTTCTTCAAAGAACGAACTATTTGACCTCCAAGATGGCGTTGGATAGTAATCACTCAACGTAGCGCTTTCCACAAAACCCATGGCAGCAATTTGCTCTTTAAAAGCTTTGGTCTTAGATCCTAGCGCCCCTATTTCGTTAATTAAAAGCACCCGATCTTTGGAAAAGCCCAAATCTTTGTTCTGTATATAATTTAATTGTTGAAATACTACCAAAGTGCTTACAATCAGAAATACCGAAATTGAAAATTGAAATATGACCAAAGCATTACGCACCCTACCATTACCTACACTTTCTGCACTACTACCTTTTAAACTTTTAACAGCAGTAAATCTTGACATGAAAAATGCAGGATAACTGCCTGAGAATAATCCAAGTAAAAAGGTTGCCCCCAATAACGCCAACCAGAATAAGGGCTGAGTAAACGGAATAGCAATTGATTTACCTGTGAAGCTATTGAAAAAAGGCAATGCTATCATTGAAATGATTAGTGCCGCTAACAAAGACACAAATGCTATTAAACCTGATTCGGTTAAAAACTGAAAAACCAGATTCATTTTATTGGACCCTAAGGTCTTTCTAACTCCAACTTCTTTGGCTCTCTTTAACGAATGTGCCGTAGATAAATTCATAAAATTAACGCTTGCCAAAATAATCAAGAACAATGCTATGAAGGAAAGAATATAAATATTTTGAATACTGCTCGTTGCATTCATTTCCGTATCTCTATCAGAATACAAATGAATATCGGTCAAGGGCATGGTATGGTACCGAATGTAATTACCAGATGCCGCAAAAGACTCTGCCGTCATCCCCGGAAAATACTTTTGTGACCATGGTAACATATACCTTTCTAACATCTCTTGCAAGGGCTCTTGAAAATCTTCAACCTTGGCACCCGGTATTAGCTTTATAAATGTAAAATAGTTATTGCCGCCCCAATTATCTTCCCTAGATGCCACGTTGCCTGCCATTGCCAAAAACACACTATAGTCATTGAAATAGGAATTTTTGGGCATATCTTCAATGACACCGGTTACCGTGTATGTATCGGTATTGTCCAACAGTAAATTTTGACCAATAACATCTGTATCACCAAAATGTTTCTCTGCTGCACTTTTGGTCAAGACTAACGAGTTGGTGCCGGTCAATGCCGTTTTAGCATTACCTGCGAGTAACTCTATTCCGAAAAAATCGAACATTGTAGAATCGGCGAAGGCTATATGGTTTTCTTTGGCACTTCTGTTTCCCCCAACTTTCTTTACATAAGCACTACCTATGGTTCTAAAACGCACTGAAGCTTCTACCTGCGGATAGTCCCTTTTTAAGGTTTCTGCCATTGGTGCAGCAGCTTCACCTGCCTTCATTTCAGCTCCACCAAATTTTATATCTGCATCTATACGATAAATCCTATCTGCATTGGCAAACATTTTATCATAACTAAGCTCGTCGTAGATATATAACGATATAATTAATGCTCCTGCCATACCAATGGCTAGTCCGAATGTATTTAGAAAAGTAAAAAAGGCTTGCTTTTTTAAGCTTCTCCAGGCGATTTTTAAATAGTTTTTAAACATGGTTCTCGTTTTTTTCCTCCCCCTAACCCCTCCAAAGGAGGGGGAATGGCTTGGTGATTATTATTTACTCTCTTCCCTTAGGGAAGGGTTGGGGATGGGATTTTACTCTGTTCGTAAGCTTTTTACCGGGTTTACAATAGCGGCTTTTATTGCTTGAAACCCCATTGTGATCATTGCAATGACTAAAGCCATACCACCGGATACTAGAAACACCCACCAAGGAATATCAATTTTATATGCAAAACCTTGCAGCCATTTATCCATAAAATACCAAGCTACGGGTGTGGCAATCAACATGGCAATTATAATTACAGTTACAAATTCGCGAGCGAGCATTTGTACAATTTCAATCATGCTTGCCCCCAAAACCTTTCTAATTCCGATTTCTTTTGTTTTTTGTTGGGCGGTAAAGGCAATTAGACCCAATAAACCGATACAGGCAATAAATATGGTTAAGAAAGAAAACACACCAAACAA includes:
- a CDS encoding ABC transporter permease, encoding MFKNYLKIAWRNLLKNKGYTFINVGGLALGMAVTLIIGLWIQDELSYNSYFKNKERIAQVFQSQTFNGKTGTWSAIPRPLEKALRDGYGDNFKHLVMCSWTNDHYLKYGEKSISRPGNYMQQNGPELFGLEIIKGEQDALREINSIMLSASTAEALFGNENPINKTVTVSNEHKLNVSAVYSDIPVNNSFNDTDYIIPWEKYLAVNEWIRNAEDSWGNNSFQMFVELADNTTIEQVTDRIKNVKKDLNEDTAQFNPQIFLFPMKDWYLRSSFENGKQEGGRIKYVWLFGVIGAFVLLLACINFMNLSTARSEKRGKEVGIRKSIGSQRGQLIYQFLSESFLVVLFAFVVAMVLVLLSLNGFNELSRKEISYPWDNGMFWLVSLLFIVFTSLLAGSYPALYLSSFKPVDVLKGTFKTGKYAGLPRKILVVVQFTVSVAFIIGTVIVMQQINFAKNRPVGYDKEGLIQIPTFSQDFVGKYDLMRAEFIGSGAVVEMSTSSSPTTQIWSNRSGFTWEGKPEGFQEDLAWTEVSPEYAKSLNIKILEGRDFSRDFASDSLGVLINETAKKYLGMENPVGQLLRDDDEEDPNPPLKIIGVVQDMITQSPYEPVKQGVYVYDRHDNASYYNMRLNPNQSATQNITTIESVFKEHFPEIPFEYDFIDGEYGEKFASEERIGTLSGVFTALAILISCLGLFGLTSFVAEQRKKEIGVRKVLGASIFNVWNMLSKDFLKLVVISCFIAVPIAYFIMNGWLQEYPYRVVLKWWIFAIAMLGAMLVTIATVSFQAIKAARANPVKSLRTE
- a CDS encoding ABC transporter permease, whose product is MFKNYLKIAWRSLKKQAFFTFLNTFGLAIGMAGALIISLYIYDELSYDKMFANADRIYRIDADIKFGGAEMKAGEAAAPMAETLKRDYPQVEASVRFRTIGSAYVKKVGGNRSAKENHIAFADSTMFDFFGIELLAGNAKTALTGTNSLVLTKSAAEKHFGDTDVIGQNLLLDNTDTYTVTGVIEDMPKNSYFNDYSVFLAMAGNVASREDNWGGNNYFTFIKLIPGAKVEDFQEPLQEMLERYMLPWSQKYFPGMTAESFAASGNYIRYHTMPLTDIHLYSDRDTEMNATSSIQNIYILSFIALFLIILASVNFMNLSTAHSLKRAKEVGVRKTLGSNKMNLVFQFLTESGLIAFVSLLAALIISMIALPFFNSFTGKSIAIPFTQPLFWLALLGATFLLGLFSGSYPAFFMSRFTAVKSLKGSSAESVGNGRVRNALVIFQFSISVFLIVSTLVVFQQLNYIQNKDLGFSKDRVLLINEIGALGSKTKAFKEQIAAMGFVESATLSDYYPTPSWRSNSSFFEEGARNQEYAIQMQEWKVDSDYLKTMEMEIVAGRDFNPQYASDSTAMIINEATLPIINVTAEEALGMRISEEIELENPTYYTIIGVVKDFHFTSLRNNIDALGIQLNSNAENMAVRMSGGNFVDNISAIESTWNTMAPGQPFDYRFMDEAFNTTYEAEQKLSQIFFIFTMLSIFIACLGLFGLAAFNAEKRTKEIGVRKVLGATVSQISYRLTVDFLKLVGVAILISLPLGWFAMNKWLEDFSYRIEIGIGIFALAAVLAIVVAIVTVSYQSIKAAIVNPVKSLRSE